From Carassius gibelio isolate Cgi1373 ecotype wild population from Czech Republic chromosome B23, carGib1.2-hapl.c, whole genome shotgun sequence, the proteins below share one genomic window:
- the sla2b gene encoding src-like-adapter 2 isoform X2, which yields MGSRPSKDPRGSSAHALLLDTEESTEPLTMDSGRFVVVSLYDYPSRGPGDCAIRVGERLNILSDEGEWWKVSSSATGNESYIPSNYTAKVYNRWQFVGLSKQKAEELLMLPHNQPGSFLIRESETYPGNHTLSVRRSSSQERASVKHYRISCIENGWVYISPGLTFRTLSDLVAHYSVSDGLCCTLGEPCFIIGSNNVPVVTGPPPIAVKRPTINWKDVDSSMIFGQSKEGAEESVVSEGLKEAINSYLYMTEECEDCSQLWDT from the exons ATGGGCAGTCGTCCCAGTAAAGACCCGCGTGGATCCAGCGCACATGCTCTTCTCTTGGACACGGAGGAAAGCACTGAACCCCTGACCATGG ACAGCGGTAGATTCGTGGTGGTGTCCCTGTACGACTATCCGTCTAGAGGACCGGGTGACTGCGCCATCAGAGTAGGAGAGAGACTCAACATTTTGTCAGA TGAGGGAGAGTGGTGGAAAGTCAGTTCATCAGCCACAGGAAATGAGAGCTACATCCCCAGCAATTACACTGCCAAAGTGTACAACAG gtggcAGTTTGTGGGTCTCAGCAAACAGAAAGCAGAGGAACTGCTGATGCTCCCCCATAATCAGCCCGGATCCTTCCTTATCAGAGAGAGCGAGACCTACCCAG GTAACCACACTCTGTCAGTGCGTAGGAGCAGCTCACAAGAACGCGCTTCAGTCAAACACTACCGCATCAGCTGCATCGAGAACGGCTGGGTCTACATCTCTCCTGGACTCACCTTCAGGACACTCTCAGACCTGGTTGCACACTattcag TTTCGGACGGGCTTTGCTGTACTCTGGGGGAGCCATGCTTCATCATTGGATCCAACAACGTTCCTGTGGTAACCGGCCCGCCTCCGATTGCCGTGAAGAGGCCTACTATAAACTGGAAAGATGTTGACAG CTCCATGATCTTCGGGCAGAGCAAAGAGGGTGCAGAGGAGTCGGTGGTGAGCGAAGGCCTGAAGGAGGCCATTAACTCGTACCTCTACATGACGGAGGAATGTGAGGACTGCAGTCAGCTGTGGGACACATGA
- the sla2b gene encoding src-like-adapter 2 isoform X1 has product MGSRPSKDPRGSSAHALLLDTEESTEPLTMDSGRFVVVSLYDYPSRGPGDCAIRVGERLNILSDEGEWWKVSSSATGNESYIPSNYTAKVYNRWQFVGLSKQKAEELLMLPHNQPGSFLIRESETYPGNHTLSVRRSSSQERASVKHYRISCIENGWVYISPGLTFRTLSDLVAHYSEVSDGLCCTLGEPCFIIGSNNVPVVTGPPPIAVKRPTINWKDVDSSMIFGQSKEGAEESVVSEGLKEAINSYLYMTEECEDCSQLWDT; this is encoded by the exons ATGGGCAGTCGTCCCAGTAAAGACCCGCGTGGATCCAGCGCACATGCTCTTCTCTTGGACACGGAGGAAAGCACTGAACCCCTGACCATGG ACAGCGGTAGATTCGTGGTGGTGTCCCTGTACGACTATCCGTCTAGAGGACCGGGTGACTGCGCCATCAGAGTAGGAGAGAGACTCAACATTTTGTCAGA TGAGGGAGAGTGGTGGAAAGTCAGTTCATCAGCCACAGGAAATGAGAGCTACATCCCCAGCAATTACACTGCCAAAGTGTACAACAG gtggcAGTTTGTGGGTCTCAGCAAACAGAAAGCAGAGGAACTGCTGATGCTCCCCCATAATCAGCCCGGATCCTTCCTTATCAGAGAGAGCGAGACCTACCCAG GTAACCACACTCTGTCAGTGCGTAGGAGCAGCTCACAAGAACGCGCTTCAGTCAAACACTACCGCATCAGCTGCATCGAGAACGGCTGGGTCTACATCTCTCCTGGACTCACCTTCAGGACACTCTCAGACCTGGTTGCACACTattcag AAGTTTCGGACGGGCTTTGCTGTACTCTGGGGGAGCCATGCTTCATCATTGGATCCAACAACGTTCCTGTGGTAACCGGCCCGCCTCCGATTGCCGTGAAGAGGCCTACTATAAACTGGAAAGATGTTGACAG CTCCATGATCTTCGGGCAGAGCAAAGAGGGTGCAGAGGAGTCGGTGGTGAGCGAAGGCCTGAAGGAGGCCATTAACTCGTACCTCTACATGACGGAGGAATGTGAGGACTGCAGTCAGCTGTGGGACACATGA